Proteins encoded together in one Macadamia integrifolia cultivar HAES 741 unplaced genomic scaffold, SCU_Mint_v3 scaffold2135, whole genome shotgun sequence window:
- the LOC122065881 gene encoding replication protein A 70 kDa DNA-binding subunit E-like, with product MAINLTGGAIAMLCNGEAQETDLKPVLQVTDIRLVNTQQQSTNERYRILLSDGSHLQQGMLATQMNFLVKSGKLQKGSIVRLTQFVCNVIQGRMIIIIIDLEVLLENCNPIGEPKQYAQGGATGGPPVPVARPAVSVQPPVNQSGVPAGNAQSYGGGSLASDQLGGQNVAGGAPPHVPKAEPVPSYGSSYSGNPISGRYSAPQGTRMYPKTEVGSGHPESAPSPGSYNEQNQSFRNAQVEGSRVTMNTYSRPMHPSNQHPPPMYTNRGPIAKNEAPTRIIPIAALNPYQGRWTIKARVTAKGDLRHYNNPRGDGKVFSFDLLDSDGGEIRVTCFNAVADQFYNQIDAGKVYLISKGSLRPAQKNFNHLNNDHEILLESTSTVQPCFEDDNSIPKQQFHFRPISDVEGLQSNAIVDVIGVVSSINPSTSIMRKNGTETSRRSLHLKDMSGRSVELTLWGNFCNAEGQRLQDMRDSGEFPVLAVKAGRINDFNGKAVGTIGTSQLFIDPDFAEARRLKDWFYNEGKNTPSISISRETSGVGRTDVRKTVSQIKDEKLGTSEKPDWITVSVTVTFIKVDNFCYTACPIMIGDRQCSKKVINNGDGKWRCDRCDQCVDECDYRYILQMQIQDHSGLTWVTAFQESGEEIMGVSAKELYYLKHEQQDDEKVAEIIRKVLFTRFIFKLKVKEETFSEEQRVKSTVVKAERVNFSSESSFLLASIEKLQGGDISAFVQRAATNLPDSAMGHAGYGGMGVGSAAPPAVNYLGSSNNVGRDMGLLANQVGQYGNQYSSVRGTAGATGVYLHCNSCGGTGHTAQKCPSVSIQGQPMGGGFVNRASSGGASNGGTSGECYKCHQVGHWARDCPGTIGINSAYGSSSIAGRYGGVPKQQVGGF from the exons ATGGCGATCAATCTGACGGGAGGTGCCATAGCTATGCTCTGTAACGGTGAGGCTCAGGAAACTGACTTGAAGCCTGTTCTCCAAGTTACGGACATCAGATTAGTGAACACACAACAGCAGAGCACCAACGAACGGTATCGGATACTGCTTTCAGATGGTTCACATCTGCAACAAGGGATGCTTGCGACGCAGATGAATTTTCTGGTTAAATCGGGGAAGTTGCAGAAAGGATCGATTGTCAGGCTTACCCAGTTTGTCTGCAACGTCATCCAGGGCCGGAT GATTATTATTATCATTGATTTGGAAGTGCTTCTTGAAAATTGCAATCCTATTGGAGAGCCAAAGCAATATGCTCAAGGTGGTGCTACTGGCGGTCCTCCTGTTCCAGTGGCAAGGCCTGCTGTTTCTGTCCAGCCTCCTGTGAATCAGTCTGGGGTACCGGCAGGGAATGCTCAATCGTATGGGGGTGGTTCACTTGCCAGTGATCAACTAGGTGGACAAAATGTAGCTGGTGGAGCTCCTCCGCATGTACCAAAAGCTGAGCCTGTGCCATCTTATGGCAGTTCGTATTCTGGAAATCCTATCTCAGGAAGGTATTCTGCACCTCAGGGAACTCGTATGTATCCCAAAACAGAAGTTGGTTCTGGCCATCCTGAATCAGCACCGTCACCTGGGAGTTACAATGAACAGAACCAAAGTTTTCGCAATGCCCAAGTAGAAGGATCACGGGTTACTATGAATACATACTCCCGTCCTATGCATCCTTCAAATCAGCATCCACCTCCAATGTACACAAACAGAGGACCTATTGCTAAGAATGAAGCTCCAACTCGTATAATCCCTATTGCTGCTTTAAATCCTTACCAAGGTAGGTGGACAATTAAAGCCAGGGTGACAGCCAAGGGGGACCTCCGGCACTATAATAATCCTCGGGGTGATGGAAAGGTCTTCTCTTTTGATCTGCTTGATTCTGATGGTGGAGAAATACGGGTAACCTGCTTTAATGCGGTGGCTGATCAGTTCTACAACCAGATTGACGCTGGGAAAGTGTACTTGATTTCCAAGGGAAGCTTGAGACCTGCTCAAAAGAATTTCAATCACCTAAATAATGACCATGAAATCCTCCTGGAAAGCACCTCAACTGTACAGCCCTGCTTCGAAGATGACAACTCAATACCTAAACAGCAATTCCATTTCCGCCCCATAAGTGATGTGGAAGGCCTGCAGAGCAATGCGATTGTGGATGTTATTGGAGTAGTTTCTTCCATCAATCCCTCCACTTCAATAATGAGGAAAAATGGAACTGAGACATCCAGAAGAAGCCTCCATCTAAAGGACATGTCTGGTCGAAGTGTTGAGTTAACTCTGTGGGGGAATTTCTGCAATGCAGAAGGGCAGAGATTGCAAGATATGCGTGATTCAGGGGAATTTCCTGTTTTGGCCGTGAAAGCTGGTAGAATCAATGACTTCAATGGGAAGGCAGTGGGGACAATTGGTACGTCCCAGTTGTTCATCGATCCGGACTTTGCAGAAGCCCGCAGGTTAAAGGATTGGTTTTATAACGAGGGAAAGAACACACcctctatttctatttcaaggGAAACATCAGGAGTTGGGAGGACTGATGTCCGTAAGACTGTGTCCCAGATCAAGGATGAGAAGCTAGGAACATCTGAGAAGCCAGATTGGATCACCGTCAGTGTCACAGTTACGTTCATTAAGGTTGATAACTTCTGCTACACAGCCTGTCCCATCATGATTGGTGACCGTCAGTGTAGCAAGAAGGTTATTAACAATGGAGATGGGAAATGGAGGTGTGATAGGTGTGATCAGTGTGTTGATGAATGTGATTATAGATACATTCTCCAGATGCAGATACAGGATCATTCAGGTTTAACCTGGGTTACTGCATTCCAGGAATCTGGCGAGGAGATCATGGGTGTATCTGCAAAGGAGTTGTATTATTTAAAACATGAACAACAAGATGATGAAAAAGTTGCTGAGATTATACGTAAGGTTCTATTTACTCGGTTCATATTCAAGTTGAAAGTGAAAGAGGAGACATTCAGTGAGGAACAACGAGTTAAGTCGACTGTGGTCAAAGCTGAGAGGGTTAATTTTTCATCTGAGTCCAGCTTTCTTCTAGCTTCGATTGAGAAGCTTCAAGGAGGGGATATTAGTGCTTTTGTCCAGAGAGCAGCTACCAATCTTCCTGATTCTGCAATGGGTCATGCTGGATATGGGGGCATGGGAGTCGGGTCTGCCGCACCTCCTGCAGTGAATTACTTGGGGAGTAGCAATAATGTTGGTAGAGATATGGGTCTACTGGCAAATCAGGTTGGTCAGTATGGAAACCAATACAGTAGTGTGAGGGGTACAGCTGGGGCAACGGGGGTGTATCTACACTGCAACAGCTGTGGTGGCACAGGCCACACTGCTCAGAAATGCCCTAGTGTGAGCATTCAGGGACAACCAATGGGAGGAGGTTTTGTCAATAGGGCCTCTTCCGGTGGAGCAAGCAACGGTGGTACCTCTGGGGAGTGCTACAAATGCCATCAAGTTGGACACTGGGCAAGAGATTGTCCTGGAACAATTGGCATAAATTCGGCATATGGAAGCAGTAGTATTGCTGGGAGATATGGAGGTGTTCCGAAACAACAGGTGGGAGGCTTTTGA
- the LOC122065879 gene encoding putative G-type lectin S-receptor-like serine/threonine-protein kinase At1g61610, translating to MDKVRETSSSSLQTNFFRDGLQHVEDRKLQFSHVQHGEDQELQLFDFDSVKMATDNFSFCNKIGEGGFGIVYKGNLSTGQAIAVKRLSRTSGQGMIEFKNEIMLISKLQHRNLVKLVGVCIEGEEKLLLYEYLSNKSLDKILFDPSKQAELDWTKRFRIIEGVACGLLYLHRDSRLKVIHRDLKASNILLDEHMNPKISDFGMARIFGGKQDLANTNRVVGTYGYMAPEYALEGVFSEKSDVFSFGILLLEIVSGVKIKSLFHDEQHLGLLSYAWQLWSEGKVMQLIDQRVINSCNQLEAMRCIHIGLLCVQDYAVDRPTMYKVVSMLSTETPLNPPKMPLYIRDVTHINLSSYGSDINSTNECTITAIESR from the exons atggataaaGTCAGGGagacttcttcatcttctctacaAACAAATTTCTTCAGAGATGGCTTACAACATGTAGAAGATCGAAAACTCCAATTTTCTCATGTACAACATGGAGAAGACCAAGAACTCCAATTATTTGACTTTGATAGTGTCAAAATGGCTACCGACAACTTCTCATTTTGCAACAAAATAGGAGAAGGAGGTTTTGGAATTGTTTATAAG GGGAATCTATCAACGGGACAAGCTATAGCAGTCAAAAGACTTTCAAGGACTTCAGGACAAGGAATGATAGAGTTCAAGAATGAAATTATGTTAATTTCTAAACTTCAACACAGAAACCTTGTCAAACTTGTTGGTGTTTGcattgaaggagaagaaaagctTTTGCTTTATGAGTACTTGAGCAATAAAAGCTTGGATAAAATCCTATTTG ACCCATCAAAACAAGCAgaattggattggactaagcGCTTTAGGATTATCGAGGGAGTTGCCTGTGGACTACTTTATCTTCATCGTGATTCTCGGTTAAAAGTCATTCATCGAGATTTGAAGGCAAGCAACATTCTCTTAGATGAACACATGAAtccaaaaatttcagattttggcaTGGCAAGGATCTTCGGCGGGAAGCAGGATCTAGCAAACACTAACCGAGTAGTTGGAACATA TGGCTACATGGCACCAGAGTATGCCTTGGAAGGGGtattttctgaaaaatcagATGTCTTCAGCTTTGGTATCTTGTTACTAGAGATTGTGAGTGGTGTAAAAATTAAAAGCCTTTTTCATGATGAACAACATCTAGGCCTACTGAGTTAT GCATGGCAATTATGGAGTGAAGGCAAGGTAATGCAATTGATTGATCAAAGAGTAATTAATAGTTGTAATCAACTTGAAGCAATGAGATGCATCCATATAGGGCTCCTATGTGTGCAAGATTATGCGGTTGATAGGCCAACTATGTATAAAGTAGTTTCCATGCTTAGTACTGAAACACCTCTTAATCCTCCAAAAATGCCATTATACATTCGTGATGTGACTCACATTAATTTGAGTTCATATGGAAGTGATATAAACTCTACAAATGAATGTACGATAACAGCCATTGAGAGCCGATAA